A region of the Megalops cyprinoides isolate fMegCyp1 chromosome 21, fMegCyp1.pri, whole genome shotgun sequence genome:
ATGTACATTGCTCagtgcaacagcagtaccccacctGGTACTGGGATACAAATCAGTAAACATCTATCAAGTCCACTGCCTTGCCACATTGCCATCCATGAACATTACTCAAGCTAAAGGTAAGTATGTTGCTTACAGAAGTGCTACAGATCCTTACAGTACTGAAATGTCTCTCTAAGCCTAGGATGACATTGCAGCAGCAAGCAAAATGACACCTGCAGAAATTATGATTTTACCTGCTGTTTCAATGCAGGggtaagggggtgggggcattCGCCAAGCCCCACTGGCATCCTTCATATGCGACCGATCCGATGCAAAATTCTTCAGATACGCGTCTGCAGAAACAACTCGCAATTTCCTAGAAgccattttttcactgttagATACGCTGGTGATAAACTGGCAGAAAGACAGCTGACTGAAATAACTTGGTGGATTAGTATTTGTAGTGATAATGAAAAtagtgcatgtgagtgtgagaagACCCACCTGGTGGAGAGACCAGACTGGATGCTCTGAAACAAGTTTGAATTGGCTGCATGATTTCTGGCTTGTTGCTGGTAATCTGGGAGACCTCTtttttctccacacacacacacacacacactgctggacAGCGCCTTCTCAAACCAAAACACTACTACTTTCCTTTAAGAGCTGCCTTGGCAAGACTGAGAGTTGTACAAATGGTAGCAGAGAACAGTGGTAATCCTCTTATTGATACTGACTTGTCTGAGAATGAGTAATACTAGGCAAACCGAAAAAATTTCTTTAACTACCTAAAAACCTAAAGGTATTGATTTTCTGCTAGTTAATAtaccacatatacacatactcacattgTATTCTGTGGCAGCtctctatatatttttacattttatcactaaatatttcaaaatgtctaCATCTTTAGCTTTTAAAACTAATATAGACAGCCCTACCTCCAGAAAGCTGGCTTGATATACTCTTCAGATCGGAAGGCTTCCCTTATGTACACATCAAATGGGCAGGGAAAGGGCAGGACTGTGTCTAAATCATATATGTAGCTTTGGTCACTTTGGCTTTTATGCAGTAGAATAACATGGTAATCCTggagaaaaagtaaaaaaaaaaaattatgttaataCAAACACCATGACAACCCCTTACTCATAAATGGGTGAATTTTGtgatatattaatacatttttgccTTCCGTCCTGAGTAAGCCTGACCGTGACCGGAGCCactgtctctttgtctttctcagGGTATGCCTGTATTTGagtgaactgaaactgaactgcttTCAGCACAGAATGTGGTGTGTTCAGTAAACTTAACTTAATATGGTTACCTACCCAAATTACTGGTTCATCACCACGGCTAGATTTCTGTCTCCAAATAGGAATCTACAAAGAATGAAATTAGCAGAAAATTAGTGATACGATACGATACAATATACTTTATTGTCCCCTTAGGGAAATTTGTCTTGGACTCAATGCTGTGCACATAAAATGCCTtcacaattacaataaaataaactacatataaatagaacagcaccagctgtgccaatcacaacaataaaatgcacataacTAAATATTGCACACACCCCATGATAAAAAACATTGCATATTATGTGTAACACATGTTGCACACACCCATAATAGAACACCAAGTGATAGtg
Encoded here:
- the wdyhv1 gene encoding protein N-terminal glutamine amidohydrolase isoform X2; translated protein: MRFVRLHPSHSVQKRIEENIWKLCEHIKIQKEDSIDHIYAVFISNEKRMIPIWRQKSSRGDEPVIWDYHVILLHKSQSDQSYIYDLDTVLPFPCPFDVYIREAFRSEEYIKPAFWRKLRVVSADAYLKNFASDRSHMKDASGAWRMPPPPYPCIETADSKMNLDDFISMHSGIGCGCVYTLTEFVQQFGKT
- the wdyhv1 gene encoding protein N-terminal glutamine amidohydrolase isoform X1; protein product: MHKEDMHEECVSLDYTPVTPSRRECTYTSCYCEENIWKLCEHIKIQKEDSIDHIYAVFISNEKRMIPIWRQKSSRGDEPVIWDYHVILLHKSQSDQSYIYDLDTVLPFPCPFDVYIREAFRSEEYIKPAFWRKLRVVSADAYLKNFASDRSHMKDASGAWRMPPPPYPCIETADSKMNLDDFISMHSGIGCGCVYTLTEFVQQFGKT